The sequence below is a genomic window from Ignavibacteriales bacterium.
GGTAGATACAAGAAAAGAAGTATCTCATTAACTCAGGATGGAAAGTTAAGACATATTGGTTTTCTCGGTGGTGCAGCCCCAGCCGTTAAAGGTCTTGCTGATATTCAATTCTCTCAGCCATCAAGTACAGTCTATGAATTTAACCTGGAGAATGAAAATGACTCTTCAAACATTTCTAAAACAAATGATACTCCTGCTAATGTCCCTGATACTACTCAGTTTAATTCTCTGATCTCAAAGCTTGATGAGTTAAAAACATCTATCTCCAATTTTAGCGCAACTGACAAAGACTCAAAATTCCAGTCTCAGTTAAAAGAAATTAACGATCAGCTAAACAGACTTCAGACAAAAGTAACTAAGAACGAACTCGATACTCTTCTGGATGAGAAATTAACTGAAGGTTCATTAACCCCAGCCGTAAAAGAAAAGATTCTGAACATATCAAACTATATGGAAGCTCAGAATTTCAGTGAAGGATTTATGCAGGAAAAGTTCTCTAAAGAAGTGAATGCATTAATGAAAGATTTGATCTACTCATTTCCGAAGTTAATTTACTATGAAAACTTCGCGGAGAAACCGGAGCAGGAGCACAATATATTAACAGATGAATTCGCCGGATATTCAGTCAATGAAGACTCAAAAGCATTACACAAAAAAGCACTTGGACTTATGAAAAAAGATAACCTTACATACGTCGCAGCTATAAAAAGACTGTCTGTAATGTCACCCTGAACAATGTCATTCCGAACTTGTTTCGGAATCTAAAATATGATGCGACATAACCAATTGAAAACTAAATACTTAACATTAACCATTTAACTTTGAAAATTTAACATTTACCATTATTTACCGGAGTTCCGATGTCTACTTTACTAAAGAAACGAATTGTTGACCCAGTTCTTACGAACATTGCCAGAGGCTTCACAAATGCTTCACACGTGGCAGTGAAACTCTTTCCAATTGTTACAGTTAGCAAAGAAGGAGGTAAGATACCTCAGTTCACAAAAGAGGCTTTCAAGATATATAATTCTGAAAGAGCCATACGAGCAAAGTCGAACAGGATAAATCCTGAGAACCGGACAGAGATTGATTTCGTCCTTACCGAACACGACCTCGAATATCCCATAGATTACAGGGAGCAGGAAGAAGATGTGTTCCCCTCAAGACTTCACGCTACTACTGTTGTCACTGATGGAATATCTTTAAGACTCGAAAAACTTGCCGCAGATATTGCACAGAACCTTGCCACATATCCCACGGGGAACAAGGTTACACTTGCTGCGGGTGATAAATTTACTAACACGTCCTCAAACCCATTTGTCATTTTTGATGCTGCTAAAGAAGCAGTAAGAGGTAAGATTGCTCAAAGACCTAATGTTTGTGTTCTTGGTCCTTCGGCTTTTAACGCTCTTAAAAATCATCCTGCGGTTCTTGAAAGAATCAAATACACTCAGCAGGCAATCATCACAGCAGAACTGTTAAGAGCATTGCTTGATTTTGATGAGTTGTATGTTGGTGATGCAGTCTATTCAACTGATGCTGGTGTATTCACTGACATCTGGTCTGATAATGCGATTGTTGCTTACGTTCCCAAAGCTAACACAGATGTTCCCCGCTCATATTACGAACCAGCTTTCGGATATACGCTCAGGAAAAGAAATAACCCGATGATTGACTCATATACTGAAGGTGGAAAAGTTGAGATCATCCGTAACACAGATATTTTCATTCCTAAAGTAGTCGGCTCTGATGCAGGTTACTTGATAAACGATACAAATGCTTAAGGAGAGAGAATGAAGACATACATAATTAAAGATACAGACCTTATGATTAATGGTTCGATAGTTCCTGAAGGTTCTAAGATCGAATTGAACGATGAAGATGCAAAATCTCTCTCTCCTTATTTAACCCTGCACGGTGACAATGTTGTTCAACCTGTCATTGTCCAGGAAAAGAAAAAAGTAAAAACTGAAAGGACAAAATAATGTTAACCGAACAACCAATTTTAATTGCTTCAATACAAGCAGCAGCTAACCTTGCTAAAAATCTTTTCATAGGTTTTGACGGGGATATTTGCGGCAATGGTGTTAAAGCCTTAGGAGTCTGTAACGCTGAAACAGATGAATTAGAACAAGCTCCGGTTATGTCAAAAGGTATTGCACTCGTAACTACAGGTGATACAGTCACAGTTGGTGATAAAGTTCAATCCAATGCAGAAGGTAAAGCAGTTACGTTCGCATCTGGTGAAGCAAATGGTTTTGCAATGGACACCTCATCCGGTGCTGATGAACTAATCCGTATTCTTTTAGTCTGATGTCATCCCGAATCCCCTCAATGCTATTGCAGTCAAGGGATGAGGGATCTCTTAATAGTGTCATGCTGAAAAATGTCATCCTGAACTCGTTTCAGGATCTTCATCTGTTTCAGCATCCTTTTAACATTTACCCGCCTATGGCGGGATAAAGCAATGTAACAATGAAACAATTAATCATCACAATCATTATAATACTCACAGTGTCTATTCCGTTGTACTCTCAGAACTCCGATAAACACGGAACCTTCCTCAACTTCAACCAGTCCACCTATGAAGCCTATATGACATCTCCCCAAGCATTCAGGTACTTTGAAGTTCCAGCACAGAAACAAAAAGGATTTACTTCAGTTGCATCAACTTCAGCGGACACTCTAAGCAGAAAAATATTCACAGGCTCAAACTCAGTTGATTCAGTATTCTCCTTCTGGTATCAATTCAGCATCCTCACTGATGACACTTTACAGATAAGCCATTCCGCAGCTTTTGGTTCCGCTGATATTATTATTGTTTTACCGTCAATTCCATTTACTTCTGTAAGATTGGATGCGACTCAGGTAAACAATCTTTATTACAAAGTTTATGGAACAGGCACACCATCAACGATATGGAGTTTATTCGGCTACTGATGAAACTACTTATTATAATCTTTGCGTTTTCATTTCTAAGTCACTGCCAGGACTTTAGAAATTTTGGTTATCAGAAATATCAGTCCTTTGTTCCTCCTTCTCCTCCCGGTTGCCCTGTTGAACTTGTAGGTGATATGTTCGCGTACGGCGCTGAAACAGGTGATGAATCTGAAATAAGTTTTATATTCAATGACGTCACAGCCTCACAGGATGTTGCATACTGCGGTGATTGGTCCTTCAAATGCTTTGTACCAACAAGCGGTTCTTACTACTCAAAAGGAAGTGATGGTTTTGCTGTTGACAGCCTCTACGCAAGCATTGCGGTTTACTTTCCTTCTTCAGTTGGTTGGCTTCCAAATACATCTTACTATTTCTTCTCTATTGCTGATAACACTTACACTTATCTTGCCGATATTCAGTTCAACATTGATGAATTCGGAATGTTCGAGAAGTTCATTTACAGCACTCAAGGCACATTCTCATTAGCTGATTTCTTTTTCTCATTCGATACCTGGTATCACTTTGAAATATTCTTTCGCAGGGATTTAGGAAGCGGTTCACATTGCATAGTCTGGAAAGACGGAGAAGAAATTT
It includes:
- a CDS encoding major capsid protein produces the protein MSTLLKKRIVDPVLTNIARGFTNASHVAVKLFPIVTVSKEGGKIPQFTKEAFKIYNSERAIRAKSNRINPENRTEIDFVLTEHDLEYPIDYREQEEDVFPSRLHATTVVTDGISLRLEKLAADIAQNLATYPTGNKVTLAAGDKFTNTSSNPFVIFDAAKEAVRGKIAQRPNVCVLGPSAFNALKNHPAVLERIKYTQQAIITAELLRALLDFDELYVGDAVYSTDAGVFTDIWSDNAIVAYVPKANTDVPRSYYEPAFGYTLRKRNNPMIDSYTEGGKVEIIRNTDIFIPKVVGSDAGYLINDTNA
- a CDS encoding DUF2190 family protein is translated as MLTEQPILIASIQAAANLAKNLFIGFDGDICGNGVKALGVCNAETDELEQAPVMSKGIALVTTGDTVTVGDKVQSNAEGKAVTFASGEANGFAMDTSSGADELIRILLV